One Terriglobales bacterium genomic window carries:
- a CDS encoding cyclic nucleotide-binding domain-containing protein, producing MESANNQSCFTCEMRPDRVFCDLPAEALQAFDAIKTTTIVPKGTMLFGEGKTPRGVYVLCEGRAKLSVCSDSRKRLMLRVAGPGEVLGLSASMAGRPYEVSAEMLDTSQVAFVRRKDLLHFLREHRVACLQVVHLLSQDLHQAYDRVRSIGLARARRPHLAHAAVSAN from the coding sequence ATGGAGAGCGCCAACAACCAGAGCTGCTTCACCTGCGAGATGCGGCCGGACCGCGTTTTTTGCGACCTGCCGGCCGAAGCGCTCCAGGCCTTCGACGCCATCAAGACCACCACCATCGTACCCAAAGGCACGATGCTGTTCGGCGAAGGCAAAACGCCGCGCGGTGTCTACGTGCTCTGCGAAGGTCGCGCCAAGCTCTCCGTCTGTTCCGACTCGCGCAAGCGTCTGATGCTGCGCGTCGCCGGACCTGGCGAAGTGTTGGGCCTTAGCGCCAGCATGGCCGGCAGGCCGTACGAGGTATCCGCCGAAATGCTGGACACGTCGCAGGTGGCATTTGTCCGCCGCAAGGACCTGCTGCATTTCCTGCGCGAGCACCGGGTGGCCTGCCTGCAGGTTGTCCACCTGCTCAGCCAGGACCTGCACCAGGCTTATGACCGGGTACGCTCGATCGGGCTGGCGCGCGCGCGTCGTCCTCATCTGGCCCATGCCGCGGTGTCCGCCAACTGA
- a CDS encoding DmsE family decaheme c-type cytochrome: protein MDQIKNHKRFAICLAAVMLITLAVTGICAAGETPKAPPAAGVSSDYAGSDTCVTCHEDQDRRFKHTVMGKAFAKPHTADEKLGCESCHGPGKAHVEAGGGKDTIPIRYGKDTKNSVEEQNHSCVQCHKRGNRMFWAGSPHETRGMRCVDCHNIKQQLTKSLSGEAFLAESVSDVGGLLKPQTELCLSCHQMRRAQLQRSSHMPFREGKVTCTSCHNPHGSPNPAQLKQATVNENCYSCHAERRGPFLWAHQPVTENCDTCHEPHGTFNPQLLKARIPRLCQECHNEFAHGTGTIGYPLGNVSNAGQPMGYPNKTVNRGCANCHAKIHGTNAPSGKFFVR from the coding sequence ATGGACCAAATTAAAAATCATAAGCGGTTCGCGATCTGCCTGGCCGCTGTGATGCTGATCACTCTGGCAGTGACCGGCATCTGCGCCGCGGGCGAGACACCCAAGGCGCCTCCCGCAGCGGGGGTCAGTAGCGACTATGCCGGCAGCGACACCTGTGTCACCTGCCATGAAGATCAAGATCGTCGCTTCAAGCACACGGTGATGGGCAAGGCCTTTGCCAAACCCCACACCGCCGACGAAAAACTCGGATGCGAATCTTGCCACGGACCCGGAAAGGCCCACGTCGAGGCCGGCGGCGGCAAGGACACCATCCCCATCCGTTATGGCAAAGACACTAAAAACTCGGTCGAGGAACAGAACCATTCTTGTGTGCAATGCCACAAGAGAGGCAACCGCATGTTCTGGGCCGGCAGCCCGCACGAAACCCGCGGCATGCGCTGTGTCGATTGCCACAATATCAAGCAGCAGCTGACCAAGTCTTTAAGCGGCGAGGCATTTCTCGCCGAGAGTGTGAGCGACGTCGGCGGTCTTCTTAAGCCCCAGACCGAGCTCTGCCTTTCCTGCCACCAGATGCGACGCGCGCAACTGCAGCGCTCTTCGCACATGCCGTTCCGCGAAGGCAAGGTGACTTGCACCAGCTGCCACAACCCACATGGCTCGCCCAACCCGGCACAGCTCAAGCAGGCCACGGTCAACGAGAACTGCTACAGCTGCCATGCCGAGCGGCGCGGTCCCTTCCTGTGGGCGCATCAGCCGGTGACGGAAAACTGCGACACCTGCCATGAGCCCCATGGAACGTTCAATCCGCAATTGCTGAAAGCCCGCATTCCGAGGCTCTGCCAGGAGTGCCACAACGAATTCGCGCACGGCACGGGCACCATTGGCTACCCCCTGGGCAATGTCTCCAACGCCGGCCAGCCCATGGGATATCCCAACAAAACCGTCAACCGTGGCTGCGCTAACTGCCACGCCAAAATCCACGGGACCAACGCCCCGTCGGGTAAGTTCTTTGTGCGCTAG
- a CDS encoding Crp/Fnr family transcriptional regulator, translating to MPTAALQSFEAIKYASAYPKGAVLFVEGQSPRGIFVLCKGRVKLSICATDGKTLILKIAEPGEVLGLSATVSGKPYELTAETIDPCQVNFVKREDFLRFLREHSEACFRVAEQLSDKYNTACHEIRSLGLSHSAAEKLAKLLLEWSSKNGEAAKQEPRVKMALTHEEIAQMIGTSRETVTRLFAELKKRQIVHAKGSTLMIRNKAALKALASS from the coding sequence TTGCCCACAGCCGCCCTGCAATCCTTCGAAGCCATCAAATATGCCAGCGCTTATCCCAAGGGGGCCGTGCTCTTCGTGGAAGGCCAGTCTCCACGCGGAATCTTCGTGCTCTGCAAAGGCCGGGTCAAACTCTCCATCTGCGCCACGGACGGAAAAACGCTGATCCTGAAAATCGCCGAACCCGGCGAAGTCCTCGGACTCAGCGCCACCGTTTCCGGCAAACCGTACGAACTCACCGCCGAGACCATTGATCCCTGCCAGGTGAATTTCGTCAAGCGCGAAGACTTCCTGCGCTTCCTGCGCGAGCACAGTGAAGCCTGCTTCCGCGTGGCCGAGCAATTGAGCGACAAGTACAACACCGCTTGCCACGAAATCCGTTCGCTCGGGCTTTCCCACTCGGCGGCCGAAAAGCTGGCCAAGCTGCTGCTGGAATGGAGTTCGAAGAACGGCGAAGCCGCCAAGCAGGAACCGCGCGTGAAGATGGCGCTGACGCACGAGGAAATCGCGCAAATGATCGGGACTTCGCGTGAGACCGTCACCCGCCTCTTTGCGGAACTGAAGAAGCGGCAGATCGTGCACGCCAAGGGTTCGACGCTGATGATCCGCAACAAGGCGGCCCTGAAAGCGCTGGCCAGCAGCTAG
- a CDS encoding dihydrofolate reductase family protein — protein sequence MSLKREWRERAGNFQTTLPNSQPATYNLVMHNFDVLFDEAEPSPLEDAAYAPYGRLGFPPAPQARPWICSNFVQSLDGIVSFKGKHAAGADISRSPEDRWLMDLLRAHADAVLVGVNTLLDETELGERPRGPVFRIMDAELRRLRQKLGKRKEMNIIVTGAGRIDFSAYRLFDGELVDAVVVTTKAGAQRLAEKQPHPQVRIIVAGEDRFVDLHQMSTLLRRELGIEHLLCEGGPTLYGYLSRAELVDEKFVTISPVEVGQLVPPEQEKSGADERNPSLYRPTTFNAPGFTAQNAPWWRWISCRRGGDHQFSRYRRKTAAVG from the coding sequence GTGAGTCTCAAGCGTGAGTGGCGCGAGCGGGCGGGAAATTTTCAGACAACCTTACCCAACTCTCAACCCGCAACTTACAATCTTGTCATGCACAACTTTGACGTGCTGTTCGACGAAGCCGAGCCGTCGCCGCTGGAGGATGCGGCGTATGCGCCCTACGGGCGTCTGGGATTCCCGCCCGCGCCGCAGGCAAGGCCTTGGATTTGCTCCAACTTTGTGCAGTCATTGGACGGTATCGTCTCGTTCAAAGGCAAACATGCGGCCGGGGCCGACATCTCACGCTCCCCGGAGGACCGCTGGCTGATGGACCTGTTGCGCGCGCACGCCGATGCGGTGCTGGTCGGGGTGAACACTTTGCTGGACGAAACCGAGCTCGGCGAAAGGCCTCGCGGTCCCGTGTTCCGCATCATGGACGCGGAATTGCGCCGCTTGCGCCAGAAACTTGGCAAGCGCAAGGAGATGAATATCATCGTGACCGGCGCGGGGAGAATCGATTTCTCCGCGTACCGGCTGTTCGACGGCGAACTGGTGGATGCGGTGGTGGTCACCACGAAAGCCGGTGCGCAGCGCCTGGCCGAAAAACAACCTCATCCGCAGGTGCGGATCATCGTCGCCGGCGAAGACAGATTCGTGGACCTTCACCAGATGTCAACCCTGTTGCGCCGCGAGCTGGGCATCGAGCACTTGCTATGCGAAGGCGGTCCGACGCTCTATGGCTATTTGTCGCGCGCCGAGCTCGTGGACGAGAAGTTCGTGACCATATCTCCGGTGGAAGTCGGTCAACTGGTGCCTCCCGAACAGGAGAAGTCAGGCGCCGACGAACGCAATCCTTCGTTGTACCGTCCGACCACCTTTAACGCGCCCGGGTTCACCGCCCAGAACGCGCCCTGGTGGCGCTGGATCAGCTGCCGCAGGGGCGGCGATCATCAGTTTTCGAGATATCGGAGAAAAACAGCGGCCGTTGGCTAA